TTATAGCAATACTACAAACACTTCTTGTATCATCGCTAGATTCACTATCAATTCCACAAGCCAAAAGCGATTTTTCATGTAAAAAGCATATTGTGTCTTGTTCGCCACAAAATCCTGCCAAGTCAAGAAGCTTATTTTCTTTTTGTTTTTTAAGTTTATCTTTTGTGATAAACTCAACCGTTACATCTGTAGTGTTTTTATTGTTTCTCGAAGAGTGTGAAGTAAGTTTGATATCCATAATAATCCATTTAATTTTTTTGTATCATAGCAAAAAAACTTAAAATTAATATATTATTATAATTTTAGATATAATTTCTTTATGGTAAAAAAAAGGGTTTTAATATTAGAAGTAAATGAAAAAAATTTTACTTCTTTGGCAACGGTTTTAAAGCGAAAAGGCTATGAATCTGTATCTTACAACGAGATAAATAATCTAGATAAAGAAATAGAAAATATTGATATCGTACTGGTTAATACGCATATCACATATATAGACATAAGTAAAATATATGAGCTTGTAAATACAGAATTTATAGTTAAGATTCCAATAATTTTTTTGGATAACTCAAAAGAATCAAATAAAGAACTAATTGAGAAGTGTTTTTCAAACGGGGCAAGTGATTTTATCAAAAGACCGTTTAGCTCCAGTGAAATTTTAGCACGTGTTGATTATCATTACGATCAGTTTTATAAATTACGTGAGTATAAATTAAGGGTTGATAAACTTGCAAACTTAGCAACGGTCGATCAACTCTCAAAGCTAACTTCAAAAATGCATATGCAAGCTATATTAAAGCATCAGTTAAATAATTATAACAGATATAAAACACCCACTTCAGTGTTATATATCGGATTAATAAATGTAGATAAAATAGTAAGTATATGTGGTTTTGAATATGGTGAAAAGTTAATACAATCTTTTTCTAAAAAACTTAAAGCGCTTATAAGAGAATCAGATGTCGTCTCACGCTGGAAAGGTTCAAACTTTATGGTACTGCTTAGCAATACGGATGCAAAAAATGCCGAAAATTTAGCAAAAAAACTAAATAAAACTCTCTCAGGGATTGAAGTTATGAAAGATACAAAGCCTGTTCTTGCATTTGGTATTACTGAGTTTATTGAAGAGGACTGGATAGAGGAGATTGAACAAAGAGCAGTATATGCTCTTAAACAAGCTAAAAAGCAAGAATACGGAAGGATTTATACCTGTTAGTCAAAATGTAGTATATCCTTAGCTTGAATCATATCTTTATCTCCACGACCCGATAGATTTACAATGATTAGCTTGTCTTTTATATCTTTTATTTTTTTTAAGTATGCTACTGCATGAGAGCTTTCAAATGCAGGAATAATTCCTTCTTTGCGACTAAGCCATACAAATGCATCAAGTGCTTCTTGATCGGTTGCAAAATCATACGATACTGAATTATTATCTTTATGAAAAGCGTGTTCAGGTCCTATTCCCGGATAATCAAGTCCCGCACTGATTGAGTGAGCTTCTAAAATTTGCCCGTCTTCATCTTGAAGTAGATAACTCATCTGACCGTGTAAAACGCCTGGGCGTCCTTTGTTTAAAGAGCATC
The genomic region above belongs to Sulfurimonas lithotrophica and contains:
- a CDS encoding GGDEF domain-containing response regulator yields the protein MVKKRVLILEVNEKNFTSLATVLKRKGYESVSYNEINNLDKEIENIDIVLVNTHITYIDISKIYELVNTEFIVKIPIIFLDNSKESNKELIEKCFSNGASDFIKRPFSSSEILARVDYHYDQFYKLREYKLRVDKLANLATVDQLSKLTSKMHMQAILKHQLNNYNRYKTPTSVLYIGLINVDKIVSICGFEYGEKLIQSFSKKLKALIRESDVVSRWKGSNFMVLLSNTDAKNAENLAKKLNKTLSGIEVMKDTKPVLAFGITEFIEEDWIEEIEQRAVYALKQAKKQEYGRIYTC